Proteins encoded together in one Mus pahari chromosome 9, PAHARI_EIJ_v1.1, whole genome shotgun sequence window:
- the Calhm6 gene encoding LOW QUALITY PROTEIN: calcium homeostasis modulator protein 6 (The sequence of the model RefSeq protein was modified relative to this genomic sequence to represent the inferred CDS: inserted 3 bases in 2 codons; substituted 1 base at 1 genomic stop codon): MEKFKAMLDLQSKHRNALGYSLVTLLMAGGEIFSAVVFQCPYTAXPXGLVFLLVPALALFLLGCALSARTWRLFTGCCSLSARFTSGLRSAFVCAQLSATAALAPLTWVAVALLEGSFYQCAISGSACLAPYQCKGRDPNCNAKLPQVPCNKQEAEMQEILRFSLRLGSGSDEEVLGCILIAAIIILLLLVKSVTRCFSPVSYLQLKFWAIYLEKEKQILQSQATEHATELDKENIRCFFECSKRKECNTQSSKAWQEISALYKFNPKNQXYSMLHKYVSRKEMNSSVRSEEGDAVIPVLGFVDDMSMTNTDRL; the protein is encoded by the exons ATGgaaaagttcaaggccatgctGGACCTGCAGAGCAAGCACCGCAATGCCCTGGGCTATAGCCTGGTGACCCTACTGATGGCTGGTGGGGAGATCTTCTCTGCAGTGGTGTTCCAGTGTCCCTACACTGC ACCCTAAGGCCTGGTGTTCTTGCTGGTGCCTGCGCTCGCGCTTTTCCTCCTGGGATGTGCGCTGAGCGCGCGCACGTGGCGCCTATTCACTGGCTGCTGCTCCCTGAGCGCGCGATTCACTTCGGGGTTGCGCAGCGCGTTCGTGTGCGCTCAGCTCAGCGCTACCGCGGCGTTAGCGCCCCTCACCTGGGTGGCCGTGGCGCTGCTCGAGGGCTCTTTCTACCAATGTGCCATCAGCGGGAGCGCGTGCTTGGCTCCATACCAGTGCAAGGGCCGCGACCCCAACTGCAATGCCAAGCTACCGCAGGTTCCCTGCAACAAGCAGGAGGCGGAAATGCAGGAGATCCTGAGGTTCAGTCTCAGGTTAGGCTCTGGGAGTGAtgaggag GTGCTCGGTTGCATTTTGATAGCTGCCATTATTATCTTACTTCTTCTTGTTAAGTCTGTGACCCGATGCTTCTCTCCGGTTAGTTATCTGCAGTTAAAATTCTGGGCAATCTATTTGGAAAAGGAGAAGCAGATTCTTCAAAGTCAAGCTACAGAACATGCGACAGAGTTGGACAAAGAGAATATTAGATGTTTCTTTGAGTGCTCGAAGCGGAAGGAATGCAACACTCAAAGCAGTAAAGCCTGGCAGGAAATCTCAGCATTGTACAAGTTCAATCCCAAGAACC TCTACAGCATGCTGCACAAGTATGTTagcagaaaagaaatgaacagcAGTGTCCGCTCTGAGGAAGGAGATGCAGTGATCCCTGTCCTTGGCTTTGTAGATGACATGTCCATGACCAACACTGACAGACTATGA